In Erigeron canadensis isolate Cc75 chromosome 8, C_canadensis_v1, whole genome shotgun sequence, the DNA window agttcagaTATACATGTATTCATGATTGGTTCAtgatgttttgttgtttttattgttatatcaccatattatatataaccaTTTGGTAGATATTTCTAAATTATACAaaatttataagataaataaaaaaaagaaacattaacGACAATCACTTGTattctgattttttttctttgtggcTCCATCCTAGAATTGGCAAACAACTATCACTTGCAAATCACAAATAGTGATAAAGCCAGTCAACAAAAAGTTCAAATCATACCAAGTCATTCTCACTCGTTActcatataaaatgtaaaagatcaaTAATATTATCAACAAAAAGCAACATACTCAATAAACTTATGGTTATGCAATTATATTTTATGGTTattcaattatatttataatgtataataaaacTATGTCAAGAAAGAGtttcaattatattttatgGTGTTGCTCGTTCTTCAAGCAttcaaaataatacataaaaattcgataaacaaatatatagtttttatattaatgcaatttgtaaacaatatcaactactaaaacttgaaatatataattctctataatCTTGAAATTTCATGATATAACTTTCAAGATTGCATTTTCCCCCCATGCACGTacgatacttttttttttaaagtaacagGATCTCCATTgttaattttgtattatatagttttcatttatttatttaatatttactgTATTTAACTTTAAAGTAATAATTTATTCTTGTATctaatatttaatttgattaaagatatataaatattgtcaaaaaaattatagagatgTCATGTAggtaaaatcctatgtggcaactTTTTAGTATAGGTTTAGTTTTGAAGATGTCTTTAAAAAACTTAGATTACTACttttttaatagttatatagatataggaaaggatatttgaattttaaattaataaagtataatgatgtaataattaaattaaaaaaatgtataaaaatatcacataagataagttttaaaaaatcgCATATCTATCatgatttttctttaatttatatagtACGTAGATTCCCTTAGGAGTTAGGACTATGATTTAGCTTTTTATTTGCAGAAAAagcattaatttttttatgaaaagtgaatcTCGCTTGAAATTTCGTGTTGTGATTTGACAGCGAAAGATCTAGCATACGTCGTCTTAACCAGGTCCGTGCTAAATagctcactcgaagtagaaaAATGCGTATTTCAAGTACCCAATGGGGAAAAACTCCCTACCAATCCATCTGAAAACATgatgattaataggggtaaaccttgCCCTTGGGTATAGCCAAGCCAAACCCTTATAAAAAGATATCTGAAAGTTGACTAATAGGGATTTGAACTTGTAACCTATAAATCACAGGAAAACTTCAAACCACAacatgatgatatatatatatatatatattttacaatatcACTTTCTATATTATAATatacgaattttttttttcatgcttCTATATTTATAACCCTAAGTTTTAAGGGATTGTTACctgtgaatgtaactaactatgacaaaatgtatattttatgtAAAGATTTCGTAAaatatttatgtaatgtaataaactttcaaattttggtTATTAGACGTAAtcgggtatatgtggcaaccatataagatGCCAcatataagtttttgattggtaaGGTACATCTAATAATCGGGATTTTAAAGCTAATTACATAACATATACATTTTATAagattattatataacatagatatttggtcatagttagttaTATCCATAAATAATAAGCcagttttaatgatttatggatTTGGTCTAAGTTTGTCACTTGGGTGAGAGTGGACAAAAATATATCTCCTAgatttcaacaaatattaatgaATTACGGATTTGATGTCTTTGGCGTGAAGAGTTGGCACTTGGCAGTCCAACTTGGGCTACAAGCTAACATGCAATTAGCAatgtttttgttattgaaaatttttttcttaCGCTACACGCTAAATAAACTCACAACCTAAATCTTTAATATTAtcatcaataaactaaaacacgAATATAATTTTCTAATCACATATCATGATATTTAGACAATACGTGTTCCTTTAATctatcatattattatattaataaaaaaagattgtgatgacataatattttttaaaaattgtattaccacacatccttttaatttaattatgacatcatcatactttttgatttaaaattcaaaatatcattttttttttaaatatctatcattaatatagatttttattagaTATCCATATTAttttgtaagattttaatcaccCAATTTTTTCGTTATAATAGACCGAAAgctataatactttttttttagataacgttttttgtttttgtttttgtcaacCGAATGTGTTTTAGCGTGTCTCCACAACTACACAACTATTGTTTCCGTTTAGTttcgttttttacataatactccgtaatttataacaacttttcaacttaatacaacaacatattttaaagctaTCCAGATATCATTCAGTTTGTTTACAAAACGTTTATTAGTTAACCCGGATTGaatccgggttgattagctagttaatttatatatcttaatttgTTTCTTTATTATAATAATCGAATAATTAATACtatattatagatatactatttatttatacatttattacttacttaccatatatataaatatatatatatatatatatatatatatattatagataagcttaggtgtgaaacactcacatattatttttttaatccataaaaatcatgggacccatgcatttattcattaaacaataaataataaaatattagtatgtgaggggttccacacctaagcttaggtgccggacagccttatatttccttttcccatatatatatatatactagttatgTAACCCCGGGCGTTGCCTGGGGAGACACGACATTGCTTATAGAAACCTGATACAGGTGGGAGACACATTcgtttatttcttatttaacgTGTGTCTGAAAATGTATTGTCGtgtacaaacattaaatataatGATCATTTACATATTCAATTATCTGAATAATTCAAGTAATAATAAACGAATGTTAATTGTGTGAAAACTACATTATGtatgattaattaaaaaaaattgagaatGTGAcacaaacgaaaaaaaaaagaaaaaataaaatagactaTATACTCTTATACTACTCTTGTATCCGTTATAGAAATAAACATGATTTGCAACAACTTTTGTAACTGTCGTCAGATATATAAGAAGCATTTAACCAAAGGACCTAGTTTCATCCGTTACTTAAACTTCTGTGTAAAAGAAGTTAACGTCACTTAGCTCATGTTAGAGTTTTTATAATATGTTGTTGTGATAAGGACGATCGTTGCACACATGTTTAACGGTAGGGACTAACGTTAAAgaaagaaaacttaaaatgcctgTGGCCCCCACTGGATAAAGAAACAAAAGGTACTCGGGCTTTGCCCGGGAGATGTTACGTTATCTTATACGGTATGCTGTATTACGTAAATTATGATATTCACATGTTCATTATCCAAGATGTGACggcaaaaataaaagtaatatgtGTCTCGTTGTGGAAACATTGTAtaataaattgaaaaagaaacGAAATAAAAACGTCTAATTAATCGAAAAGCACAAAAAGAATAAGATACAGTGTCTTTGAAAATCACGacacatataatttttaagatATGTGAGAAAAGTAATACGAGTAATtgaaattcattttattaataaaatattattaagaatactaatatgaaaaatatgGTTTATATATTGGGCTAGATATCTGCTCACAAGTCACAAGTCACAACTCCAAAATGAATGAACACaacattttgaataaaaaacTCTGCACATAAAAGATGTACCTAATGCATATAATTGTGTACTATGATTTAGGccttatttaaatattaaaaaaaggaaaagaaagaaagtgggcCAAAGCAATTTGTATGCAGCGATGTAGAAAGTAAAAAGAGAGAGAACTTTGATATACTGTGGACCCCAcaagattatttaaaaaaagaagtttgTGAGACGGCTCAGAAAAAGATGCACGggttttaattatatatcgagaatgtatatatatatatattacgttaGTTATTTGGAGagagaatatgaggctgttaggcacataagttggatgaaaaatttcttacgtacttttttttaaaagagccaaacatttattcaaaatattaaaatattagtatgtgataagttttcacccaaattgaatgcataacagccccataccaCTTTTCTATTTTACTTGTTAACTTCGTACAAAACATAACGCGTTTTAATGTAATTTGGAAACTTAAACCAACTCATCACTGGTATAAATTTAACGATATcactttccatattaaaaaagtataagAAATTTTTGTATTCGTGTTTCTataaataagaattaaaaacTCAAAACCAATTCAAAACcccatcaacaacaacaataaccgCCATAAGCCCATAATTCATCGTTTTTtcgtgaagaagaagaagaagcagcaGCCGCCATAATTCCGGTCTACATCAACCGCCGATTAtacgtattatatatatattatatatatgtgatatatcTTCCTCTTCTATATATTCAGTGAGGTATATAacaatttctatatatatatatcacacattagcaacaataatataataatggcaATATTAAAAGCTGGCAGTAGTTTGAAAAAATTAGAATATTATTCAGTTATATCGAAAGTTTCTGAAGAAATCGAATCCCATTTAGGTATTGTTGATAAAACTCTAGCTGAATTTGTCACAAACTTAGGCCGAAAATGTAAAACTGTCGACGAATTCGATCATAAGTTAAAGGAAAATGGGGGTGATCAGATGCCTGCTTATTTAGTGAGTACTTTGTTTACTGTAACCCATACGATTTTGTCTCGTAAGGACTCTACTCGGGTTAAAGGTGATAATGTGGGTCGAAAAGTTACAGAAATCGATAATTGTAAAGAGGTTAGGGATGATGTTAGGAAGAAAGAATGTCGTATTTTGTATGATGACGATGAGCAAGAAGAAGGTGGagatgatgaagaggttgaAGTTGTGTTGAATGATGAAAAACCGGCGTTTTTGTCAGGTTGTCGTTTGATGTTGGATATGTCGCCGGTGAAGGTGGTAAAAAACCCTGAGGGATCTTTGAGTCGAGCTGCTGCTATACAGTCGGCGTTGATCAAAGAAAGGAGAGAAGTTAGGGAGCTGCAGCAAAGAGGAATGTTTGATTCTATACCGAGAGATTTGAATCGTCCATGGGAAGACCCCATGCCTGAGTCAGGGGAGAGACATTTAGCACAGGAGTTAAGGGGAGTCGGGTTGCCTGCAGATTTTGACATGCCTGAATGGAAGAAAGATTCTTATAGTGGTAAAGCAGCGTTAACATTTGGTCAAAGATCCAAGTTTTCTCTCCAAGAACAAAGACAAAGCTTGCCTATATGTAAATTGAAGAATGAATTGGTTCAGGCTGTGAATGATAACCAGGTTTTGGTTGTTATTGGTGAAACAGGCTCAGGGAAGACGACTCAGGTGACTCAGTATTTAGCTGAAGCAGGTTATACTGCAAAGGGTAAAATAGGATGTACCCAGCCCCGAAGGGTGGCTGCAACGTCTGTGGCCAAGAGGGTGGCTGAGGAGTTTGGTTGTCGTCTAGGGGAAGAAGTTGGATACTCAATTCGGTTTGAGGATTGTACTGGGCCAGAGACTGTGATCAAGTACATGACCGATGGGATGTTGTTGAGGGAAATTCTGGTCGATCAAAACCTATCTCAATATTCAGTGATAATGCTTGATGAAGCTCATGAGAGAACAATGCATACCGATGTCCTCTTTGGGCTGTTAAAAGGCCTTGTCAAAAGAAGACCCGATCTTCGATTAATTGTGACTTCCGCCACATTAGATGCTGAGAAGTTTTCTGCCTATTTCTTTGACTGCAATATCTTCACAATCCCTGGAAGGTCATTTCCGGTGGAGATACTTTACACCAAACAGCCGGAAAGTGATTATGTTGATGCAGCTTTGATTACTGTAATGCAGATCCATTTGACAGAACCTGAGGGCGATATACTTGTCTTTTTGACCGGCCAGGAGGAGATCGATCATGCTTGCCAGTGTTTATATGAGAGGATGAAAAGTTTGGGTAAAAATGTGCCCGAAGTGATCATATTACCGGTATATAGTGCCCTTCCTAGTGAAATGCAATCCAGGATTTTTGAACCTGCACCACCAGGGAAGAGAAAGGTTGTTGTTGCCACTAATATTGCTGAAGCATCTTTGACCATTGATGGGATCTTTTATGTCATTGACCCTGGTTTTGCCAAGCAGAATGTGTATAACCCGAAACAAGGTATTGAATCACTTGTCATTACTCCGATATCTCAGGCATCAGCTAAGCAACGAGCTGGGCGTGCAGGCCGTACAGGACCAGGAAAGTGCTACAGGTTATACACCGAGAGCGCATTTAACAATGAAATGTCGCCTACTTCAATTCCAGAAATTCAAAGAACAAATCTTGGATTGATTACATTAAATTTGAAAGCAATGGGGATAAAGGATCTAATGTCT includes these proteins:
- the LOC122579397 gene encoding probable pre-mRNA-splicing factor ATP-dependent RNA helicase DEAH5; this translates as MAILKAGSSLKKLEYYSVISKVSEEIESHLGIVDKTLAEFVTNLGRKCKTVDEFDHKLKENGGDQMPAYLVSTLFTVTHTILSRKDSTRVKGDNVGRKVTEIDNCKEVRDDVRKKECRILYDDDEQEEGGDDEEVEVVLNDEKPAFLSGCRLMLDMSPVKVVKNPEGSLSRAAAIQSALIKERREVRELQQRGMFDSIPRDLNRPWEDPMPESGERHLAQELRGVGLPADFDMPEWKKDSYSGKAALTFGQRSKFSLQEQRQSLPICKLKNELVQAVNDNQVLVVIGETGSGKTTQVTQYLAEAGYTAKGKIGCTQPRRVAATSVAKRVAEEFGCRLGEEVGYSIRFEDCTGPETVIKYMTDGMLLREILVDQNLSQYSVIMLDEAHERTMHTDVLFGLLKGLVKRRPDLRLIVTSATLDAEKFSAYFFDCNIFTIPGRSFPVEILYTKQPESDYVDAALITVMQIHLTEPEGDILVFLTGQEEIDHACQCLYERMKSLGKNVPEVIILPVYSALPSEMQSRIFEPAPPGKRKVVVATNIAEASLTIDGIFYVIDPGFAKQNVYNPKQGIESLVITPISQASAKQRAGRAGRTGPGKCYRLYTESAFNNEMSPTSIPEIQRTNLGLITLNLKAMGIKDLMSLDFMDPPSPQALISALEQLYTLGALDEEGLLTKLGRKMTEFPLEPPLSKMLLASVDLGCSDEIVTIIAMITTGNIFYRPQEKQAQADQKKAKFFQPEGDHLTLLAVYEAWKAQNFSVPWCFENFVQSRSLRRAQDVRKQLLSIMNKYKLDIVSAGKNFTKIQKAITAGFFFHASRKDPQEGYRTIIENQPVYIHPSSTLLQRQPDWVIYHELVMTTKEYMREACVVDPKWLVELAPRFFKVSDPTKMSKRKRQERIEPLYDRYNEPNSWRLSKRRG